From Erinaceus europaeus chromosome 9, mEriEur2.1, whole genome shotgun sequence, one genomic window encodes:
- the LOC103119635 gene encoding butyrophilin subfamily 1 member A1-like produces the protein MEMKIEEDRQKGAWGEFSVLGPGAPVIAPVGKEAVLPCHLSPETNAEGMDVTWYRVRPPALVHHYASYRDHLKDQSPEYRGRTEFLKQKITTGQVALSIHPILPSDDGEYRCNFGSSTFENEAQFNLLVTASGTVPQIHIEPGGTGEMKLTCTSRGWYPEPEVQWRDLQGQRLTLASETKTAAENGLLHVQTSVTVDTRSRDVSCAIRNPVLSEEKKAHVSVSDTVFPRLWPWIVGFAVPLCLLAIVTAFGVIFVQTRRKLATLTGQLARRKALGKEGLDNLRRYAEDIILDEKTAHPHLEITENRKYVRATVEKRDVPDNPQRFDTHMAVLGENSFSAGDHYWEVDVAWKDRWEIGLCVDSVTRKGDISVCPKNGFWVLSLENNEYKALSTPTSILSVPELPLAVGIFLQYEKGLISFYNLTSCSFLYTFKTTFNKPLKPYFYPGRVTSGNMGGLHVPKCP, from the exons ATGGAAATGAAGATAGAAGAAGACCGCCAAAAAGGAGCCTGGG GTGAATTCAGTGTGTTAGGCCCAGGAGCACCTGTCATTGCCCCAGTCGGGAAAGAAGCTGTGCTGCCCTGTCATCTCAGTCCAGAGACAAATGCTGAGGGCATGGATGTAACCTGGTACCGAGTCAGACCTCCAGCTCTGGTGCATCATTATGCTTCTTACCGGGATCATCTGAAGGATCAGAGCCCAGAGTACCGAGGGAGGACAGAGTTTTTGAAACAGAAAATCACCACAGGGCAGGTGGCCCTGAGTatccatcccatcctcccttcagatgatGGAGAGTACAGGTGTAACTTTGGAAGTTCCACATTTGAAAATGAAGCACAATTCAACTTGTTGGTCACAG CCTCAGGCACAGTCCCACAGATTCACATTGAGCCTGGAGGCACTGGGGAGATGAAGCTGACCTGCACATCCAGGGGCTGGTACCCAGAGCCTGAGGTGCAATGGAGGGACCTGCAAGGTCAGCGTTTGACACTAGCCTCTGAGACCAAGACAGCAGCAGAGAATGGCCTGTTACACGTGCAAACATCTGTCACTGTAGACACCAGGTCAAGAGATGTGTCCTGTGCCATAAGGAACCCAGTCCTCAGTGAGGAGAAGAAAGCACATGTTTCTGTGTCAG ATACCGTGTTCCCCAGGCTCTGGCCCTGGATCGTGGGATTTGCTGTGCCCCTGTGTCTCCTGGCTATTGTCACAGCCTTTGGTGTTATTTTTGTACAAACTAGAAGAAAACTAG ctACACTTACTGGGCAACTTG CCCGAAGAAAAGCCCTGGGAAAGGAAG GTCTGGACAATCTCCGGAGATATGCAG AAGACATAATACTGGATGAGAAAACTGCTCATCCTCATCTAGAAATAACAGAGAACAGAAAATATGTGAGGGCTACTGTGGAAAAACGAGATGTTCCTGACAATCCTCAGCGGTTTGACACTCACATGGCTGTTCTGGGGGAGAACAGCTTCTCGGCTGGTGATCATTACTGGGAGGTGGATGTGGCATGGAAAGACAGGTGGGAAATAGGACTGTGTGTGGACTCAGTTACACGGAAAGGAGACATCTCTGTTTGTCCTAAAAATGGGTTCTGGGTACTTTCCCTGGAGAACAATGAGTACAAGGCACTTTCCACACCCACTTCCATTCTCAGTGTCCCAGAACTCCCCTTGGCAGTGGGTATTTTTCTGCAGTATGAGAAAGGACTGATCTCTTTCTACAATCTGACAAGCTGTAGCTTTCTTTATACTTTCAAAACCACTTTCAACAAACCTCTGAAGCCTTATTTCTACCCTGGCCGTGTTACTTCTGGAAATATGGGGGGTCTCCATGTTCCCAAGTGTCCGTGA